The genomic stretch AATGTGTTATTCATATGTTAGTCCTAACGATGTTGCCTAAACTATGAAAATGATTATTTAACATTGATCACACTTTTAAACTCTTTTTCTCACTCTCTAACTATCATAATTTTTTTCCAAAATATTCATCAAGAAAGTATTTGTCTTTGAGAATTTCAAATGCTTGTTCACTCCTGATTCTCTTCCCACTTAGAAAATGCCCTAAGTATTAATGGTGAACTAGGAAATAGATAATTTAGACCGCAATACTCCTCGTCGTGTATGAGCCTTATAGTGTTTTCTCCCCCAACATTGAAGTTCCAAAGTGGTGTTCTTCTTCTCGTCATAGATTGGATTTTGTTTTTCGGTTTGCACTTGTTTTCTCCCTACATTTTTTGGATCTTTACATTGTAAGTTTCATCTAGAATATATCTAGATTGGTAGTATAAGTTCACTCTCCCCAACAATTAATAAgctgtaaaaatttaattaagaaTTACTGTTTCTTGAATTAAGAAATTATTTACTTGTGATATAGAAGTACTCCATGCGCCTTATCCTTTGTCTAGGTAAGAATTAATCATTGAGGAAATGTTTAATTTTTAGCTTAATTAGCAAAGAGGGACTAAGAAACAACATAGATTTAAAGATGATGTTCAAGAAGGCTTAGTTAAAGAATTTATTCATCTTGAAATTGGAATTATCTTATGCTACTTATCACGCCCttcattgttgttgttgttttttataTTGAAGTTGCATATCAGTTATTTCACTAGTGTTTTAAGGCTACACAAAAGTTGGGAAAACTATAGTTGTTCCTAAGTTTATCAAGGAAATAATTGACAAAGAGTTAGTCCTTGTCAAAATATTTGACAATGATACTCGCTAAAAGGTCTCAAGTTTGTTTGGTTGAGATTTTATGCATAGGTACATTTAAGTAattatttgatagtgaataaCATTGGTTCTTAATTGGTGAATGATAGTGAGTGACTATGATCATCAATGGACTTTGTAAAAATCAGAGAAACTTATAAGACATTTAGGCTGCCCAAGCAAATCTACCATCGTGAGAAGCTTACTCCCACTTTTGAATGTTTCTGTCAAATACTTGCATTGTCTTGTCCACTCTTGTGAAATAATCTTATTTTCAACATTGGTTAAATGCAGATTGTAGCTACTGTAGGGACTTATGACATAGAGTGGGATCTGGGAAACATAGTTCATACGCCATTTTCTTCAGTATCTCCTCCATCCCATTCTATTTCTCCTCCTCCTCCTAAATCTAAACTAAAAAGTCCAGCTCGTTCTTCTGTTGAAGCAAGGGGGGAAAAGAGGTCCTTAAGTAGCCAAGATGAAGCTAAGAAAGTCAAAATAGCCAAAAGGAGTACATTAACTATCGAGGAACCTTCAGATTCACCTCCCAAGGTACATTTtcaattgtttgaatttattatgctgttttttttttcttaaaaaatttatttaaattttagtaATGGTTGTTGAGGTTATTTTTTAGTGTTTTATTGCCTTCTTTGGTAGGGTTGATTAGGCTGCTTGTTTATTATAAGTTTTAGTGCTTATGGGTTTTTGTATTGCTTAGGTTTCTTTCAGCTATTAAATTCAAATTGTATTTTTGTTGTTTAGGTTGCATGGTTGCTTTGTTAGCTTTAATTTGGTTGCTTGGGGTGATTATGATTCTATTTgtttaatttaaattttgttaGGGTTGATTGGAATGATAAGTTTGTTTGAGTTGCTTAGGTTGTTTTTGGTTAGTTgctttttatatatatgttggttGCTGGGGTTGCTCTTATATGGTTGATTAGGTTGTctttcatatttgttttggtTGCTTTcgtttaatttttatttgaatttattaAGTTGTTTTGGGTAGTTGTTGATTTGGTGTgctcttttattatttttgtagGGTATGAAGTTCCTCATTCCTCCGAATAATCGTTGTTCATCAAAAATTTCTTCTGTGATCAAACATACACACATTAGAGCTTTGCATGAGAAGCTTTCAACGAAACAAGTTTCTGATTTTGCTAATTCGTGTTTTGGGCAGTTCCTAACTATGCCTGAGTTCAAAATTCAAAATCAACTTATCCATAATCTATTGCTTAGAGAGTTGCAACAACCCAACCCACTTGAGATTTGGGTTGGTATAGATGGCATGGAGCTTCGTTTCGGCATAGGGGAGTTTGCATTGATCACAGGCCTACGATGTGTGGGCTCGATGGATAAGTTAAAATATGTTAAGAATGATAATGGTTTTTGTTCTACATATTTTAAGGATCATCTTAAGATCACCAAGAAAATGGTTAAAGAATGTTTTGATGAGGAACGATGGCAAAATGATGAAGATGCTTTGAAGATTTCGTTGATGCATTTTCTGCAAAATTTCTTGCTTAGTTCTGCTGACATTAATATTATCCCAAAAGAAGACTTTAATATTTTAGATAGTGGTGCGTTTTCTCAGTTTCCTTGGGGCAAGGAAGTTTTCAAGGACACTATTGAGTCTTTGAAGAACAGGATTGTtggaaagaaaaaacaaaaagacAGGAAAAAAGatggaaagaaaaaagaaaaacattttTATAGGTTGCTTGGGTTTCCATACGCATTTCAAGTATGGTTTTATGAGTGTTGCCCATACTTGAATGGGAGTTATTGCCATCTCTCTTGTGGTTCAATTCCTCGCATTGTCAACTGGTCATGTAGTATTCAACCTTCATTCTTACAAGTGACTGAGGTGTTATCTTTGAAGGTTGCCGaggtattttatatatttatatatatatatgtttttaatgttattttatatataaatatatattgaccCATTTTCTTTTGCAGTTGAAATTGAGAAATTTAACTCCTACTTTTGAGGAGAGAGCAAACACTGATTTGGAGgatttttttcctaaaaaaaagaATGTTGTTGAGGTTGATAATGATTTGCCTGAAGTTGCTACAGTTACTCATGGAGTTGATGCATTCAGAGATGATGACTTTGTGGAGAATCCTCCTCAGTCTGTAGTTGGCGATTCTTCATCTGTTATGCCTTCTATGCCTCAATTTTCACTTAGTCAAATGCAAGCTCAGTTGCTAAGGTTAGAAACAAGCAACAAGGTTATTGTTTCTGAATTGTCTTCATTGAAGAATTATGTTCATGAAGGCTTTTCTAGATTTGACAAAGCATTTTCAAAGCTCCATGATCTTTTTAGTTCTCATAGGAAATAGGTATGTAATATTTTATGTATCTATTTTGATTTATTTGTGCATTTatcctaattattattattatttttttatagtttGGTTGTGTGAAATCTTTATTATTTAATAGGATTGGTCGTAGTATTTGTGTCATTCTTAGGTAGTTGGCAAGGCACCACCTAAGATAAAAGGCAAAAGGATGACAAAGATAATTCTTAGATTGATAATTAGGTAGAAGattaagtagtttttttttttagttttttaactgTACTATagatcttattttaatttgtaagtttATTAAAGTTTTTCTTGGTCAAATtgatgtattattattgttttatttttcatGTCCAACTCTTATTATAATTTTTCAACAATTTAATGTCTTTCTttgataatttttaaattaaaatgtaaaagcaacctaataatcatgttaaaaCCAAGTCAAATTGGAAAAACTACATGAAAAAcaaattattcttaaaattactTAAGCAACCTATAAAACAAATTTTTAAGCAACCTATAAATCTCATAATCAACATAAAACAACATGTTAAGCAACCCTAGATAGCTATCATGTTAAGAATCCTTAAAATTTCTTAAACAACTTACTTGATAAACAATCGATAAAACTTCTTAAGCAAATCAATAAAGTAACATGTTAAGCAACCCATAAAACAATATGTTAAGAAATAGTATAAAGCAACCATGTCAATTTGGATAAGCTCCCTAAAAAAATAACCAAATCAACCTTAAAACTTTTTATCAACCCATAAAGCAACCCAATATAACAACCCTTGAAACTCcttaaatattcataaaacaaCTTGATCTATTAACTAACTATTGAAACTCCTAAGCAATCCATAAAGCAACTTGTTAACCAATTTATAAAACTCCTTAAACAATCCTATATaaagtaactcaaataaacttAATTAAACATTTGTATTCAAATTTTAGCATTGGTTTTGTTACTTGGTTGATTAGGTTTCTTCTTATCTTTTGGTTTAAGTTAACATTTGTATTTTGATTGGTTAGGTtataaagtaaatcaaataaatttattttagtcAACAAAATTGATTTTGTATATCAATTCATTTTAATTTTCAAAGGAAAAGATTAAGGAAATGAATTAAAACTATTTTTCATATCAACCAAATCAATTATGTATAttgttttgaaaaaataaatcaataatgaaTTTGTATCCGTCTTTCTTTTTTTATTCAAATATGAAGTCAATATCTAATGTCGCTTTAGAGGGTTTCTGCAAGTCCTTTTGCTATATCCATATTGAGCGCATCTCCTGTATTTGTTTTGCTTTTTTGGTTGTTTTGTAATTTTCCCATGCATCTTTGCATCTTCTTTTCTTAGGTCTACCTACTCTTATTCATCCTTATAGAAGGTGTATTTTCACAACTTTGATATGTTCAGGTATTTCCCAAGTGTTTTTATTGCTAATATGGTATACAATTTTCGATGGATTGCAACCATGATTTCTTTTTTGTAATATAGAACACaatattattgataataaacTTGATTCACTTCTTTCAAGAAATTGATCTATCTAAAACCTGTCGAATTTCTTATCATCATGGTAAAGCAACATAAGCAACCTTCTAAAAGCAACTAAACTAATTTCATTATGCAATCATGTTAAAATAATTAAGCAACCAATTGAATTATGGCTTGATAAATCAAATCAAATGTAGCCCAATGTAATCTTTGTTGGTAACaagtttaccatgtgcgcagcggAATGCACGGGGTGGTGGGCAcgagagatttcaaaaaaaatattttaacaaattttaaataacggatccattaatatacatatattaatcaaaacaaatACAAAGAATAAGAACATACCAATTGAAGTCTATCAAGAGTCATTGCAATCTTTTAGTATTTAATAACGAACATCGAATCCAAGCAATTAGCAGGTACTCAGACTATGATCTTCCAAAGTGTTCTTTACACCttaagacgtgtgtgggcacgtagagtaacaATGAGAATTTTTAGTGATTCGCAAGATGTACTCAACCCATGAGATCTTGAAATTAGGTCTGAGATTGGTTTTCAGGCTTAGAGaaaaaatacaatatattttCTCTCCGTGAAAAAACTTAAATATTTTAATCACTTAGTCTCTTTTTAAAACTCTAgaaaagtattttatttttaattgttataataattgattaaattcaaaattaaaaaaattaaacaattttaattattaaattaattaaataaataaaatatctcaGACTGAGTCTTGGGACTTTGCTGTGACTTGCTTGTGACACATTTCCTTTCAGGGCATGTGTCttaaacattttatttatttgtttatctaataatatatttatttaaaaatgataaaataactaaaaattgattatttttcacaatttcaaataaataaaaactaattaattcaaaaataattatttttattatttattaatttcaaaaattataattactattttataataatttaaaaaattataattatttatttaatatattaatttcaaaaattaataatcaattaattaatctcaattacatatttgccccgaagaacaaatttcttccaaatatgtcatttcacCAATTAATCTCGagttcaactcttaccttaactAGTATTGATATAGccaccttggggacctatggacctatgattttaagctccaataaatttagattattaattaaatctctttaatataataacattaatttattaatatcaatattattctactaaaaatatgagattgcacactcttgtaattatagacatttatttatagagtactttttaaagataaaattgtccatcgatttaatcattacatacaattcaatcatttattaatgattcataattaaatcatGGATAAGATCACTATTTTACctatttaataatttattgtttccttaagtatcattaacttTATTAGTAAATGTTAATTCATAAagtgatttatgaatttgagctcattAATCTTTTATATAATATTCATCTTTGcattttaagggtattttggtaatctggcttaggtcaaagtattatggtaaattgtatgatattatgtatttaattatatgaactatGATATGCATGAGTTATGATGTATGCTTATTGTATGTGTTCCGTTAAGCAATCCACACACAGTagtttcttcaagtattaggggccAAAGTGTGATAAAAGTTGTTCTATGGGGGTCAAAGTAGAATTATGAGTTTTATGATAGAAAATGTAATTATGAGAAGTTAAAACTAAtagttttggatggaaattacaATAAGGGTCTTAAGTAATTATTAAGAAAAAGTTAGAGGTTTGGGGTAGTTATGTAATTTGGTTTTATACGATTAAAATCAGATTGAATActtaaataataaatggaataGGTTTAGATGTTGTAAGAAGTTTTCACACATTTGAGTTAGCAATATTCGAAAGGAAGACAGACCAAAGAACAATTCTCTCGTTCTTTATCTAAATCTTGAAGCCTAAGATTTTGGGAGAGATTTTCAATCTGAGTTATAGAAGAGCTAGGAGACCTCTTAGATGACAATGATCTAAGTTTCTGTGGCTGGAGTTTGATCTATAAATGTTCAAACCTTACTGTTTAAAGTTTTTGTCAGATCTAGGTTTTGAAGTTTTGAGATTGTTTTAATTGTTTATGGGATTTtgaatgtttagtatatgtttaggattggttatatatgtttcaagggttagaaacatgctaggttaacTTATTTGGTGAATTGGGGTCGAAACATTGCGATTTGGGGTTGAAACCTAGGTTTAAAATCACATATGTGATTTCTTTATTCGGGGACTAGCACAACCGCGCTACTCAGCTAGTTAGCCCTAGCGCTCTGTGGGCGCGACCGCGCTATCTACCCAGAAatgcatatttttttttagattttgacGCACCTATTCAATACAATTGGTACCTTTTTCGATTGGAGTTTTATGCAATAGAGTTTTAAGACCTTCTTAAGAATATTTTGAGTATGAGTTATCTTTAAGAGGGATAGGGGTGTATTTTTAATATGGTTTTGGTTGGCTTGAGTTTTAAGCTTCCgatgttatatgatatgataaGCTTGTtaaggatacttgaagggacGTGTTAATATGTGTGGAGCGCTactagacctgaggtaagaagagtggacacctacaCGTAGGGTGTATGCTCGACGTACTTAAGTATGGTAACTTTGTATGATATATTACAAATTATGTTATAAGTTATACTATGAATTATGTTAGGAATTTTGTTACGAATTATGTTGTGAATTATGTTAAGAACTATGGTATGAatcatgttatgaattatgttagGAGCTATGTTATAAGTGATGCATGTTGTGTGTGACTGAAATATGTAAGAATGTGTGGTATGTTTGCGTGTCATGCTTACGATATGAAAATGCATGCTCATGTTACGATAAATTGCATGCATACGTTACGAAAAATGTATGCTTATGTTAATTCGTGCTCGGTTGCACAACTAACCAGATCAACACTGGTTTACGGCTGGACTTACACCGGTAATACTTGTTATGGATTGAATATGCTACGCTAGGATATGTTATTTTACGCTATGTTTACGCTATGGTTTGGTTGATAGATTACATTATACCATGGTTATGTTACTGACAATATGATTGATTATGGAACTTTGTGTGATAAGGTATCGACTAGGAGTCGTTTATGTTTTAGGTTGTGAAGATATGAGTTagtttttgtttatattttacgttttatgttttatgctttatgTTTTATACTGTTGGGCTTTGGGGATCGTGTCCTATATAGCTTTTCTTGTTGggtgttagctcacgggtactctatgttgcaggtaaaggcataaGTGTAGTGATGAGGCGATGAGTTGGAGCAGGCTCGGTCAGATATGTGCATGTCGTGATTGGTTGACCTGGGGGTCAAAGGGGTTGTTATGTATGCATTGTTTTAGAAATCTGCAAGTCATGGCTATATGTTAAGTTTTAATAACTTGTATTTTACCTACGATATGCATGTAAGGaaacaatttattttaaataacgagatctcgagttgcatattttgtaaaagatatttaattcatgtTTGTTTTCAAATGAGTTTCGATAAATATTTTGTAGTAAATTATTTAGTTtatgttgggtcgttacatttggtatcagagaaatggtTTAACGTTCCTGTAGACCCTCACGATATGCACATGAAGACCGAGAAGGCtcgatgtaatgccccgaaatccctaatgtggtttaatggctgaattagtaggccgggagggctataactgtttaattatgccattaaatgaatatatgcatacttat from Humulus lupulus chromosome 5, drHumLupu1.1, whole genome shotgun sequence encodes the following:
- the LOC133834494 gene encoding uncharacterized protein LOC133834494 isoform X1; this translates as MFQPNNQPSLYGNALAAQDPPASMQGNPNGMDIVVVKDDGNGSFSHAESIIQYSKKLQDDLHIIGLKIKQHEESINFLKSQKSKFDDSILDLQVSLGKYHSSATKIETEDRSHLQNEDEICGQILQHERSAAGILCLLKARHGSQVSNLTMTKDVLGIVATLGKVDDDNLSRLFSEYLGMETMMAIVCKTNEGVKALEVYDNEGCINKTAGLHGIGASIGRALEGRFIVICLENLRPYAGEFVLDDPQRRLDLLKPRLPNGECPPGFLGFAVNMISVDSTNLFYVTASGHGLRETLFYSLFSRLQVYKTRVDMLNALPCISDGALSLDGGIIKATGIFSLGNRQDVNVRFPKSMVALSLPESYLGAERQIKELKWKKEKMAEDVKREQTLLDNAKLKFDRKKQEFLKFLAESSSYASQIVATVGTYDIEWDLGNIVHTPFSSVSPPSHSISPPPPKSKLKSPARSSVEARGEKRSLSSQDEAKKVKIAKRSTLTIEEPSDSPPKGMKFLIPPNNRCSSKISSVIKHTHIRALHEKLSTKQVSDFANSCFGQFLTMPEFKIQNQLIHNLLLRELQQPNPLEIWVGIDGMELRFGIGEFALITGLRCVGSMDKLKYVKNDNGFCSTYFKDHLKITKKMVKECFDEERWQNDEDALKISLMHFLQNFLLSSADINIIPKEDFNILDSGAFSQFPWGKEVFKDTIESLKNRIVGKKKQKDRKKDGKKKEKHFYRLLGFPYAFQVWFYECCPYLNGSYCHLSCGSIPRIVNWSCSIQPSFLQVTEVLSLKVAELKLRNLTPTFEERANTDLEDFFPKKKNVVEVDNDLPEVATVTHGVDAFRDDDFVENPPQSVVGDSSSVMPSMPQFSLSQMQAQLLRLETSNKVIVSELSSLKNYVHEGFSRFDKAFSKLHDLFSSHRK